From the Spiroplasma alleghenense genome, one window contains:
- a CDS encoding sigma-70 family RNA polymerase sigma factor: protein MGLNVKTIETFEEFKNYLFRYLEKNDNEISQEEIIEVITKKFIDIEEDEIEILMKELTDRNVVFTDEEIDEDELEEALNNSDDESEESKNLESEFKERSKTQKELKKTAGMTTTVKYRVGGISNETKIQDIIKAYFNQIGSSKILTKDEEVFYAKMLESDDEEEVKAGRDKLITSNLKLVISVARKHLNRGLDFADLIEEGNIGLMKAVDKFDYKKGFKFSTYATWWIRQAITRAIADQARTIRIPVHMVETINKLTRIERQLTQEFGREPTSKEIAEKYGNGITAAKVIEIKKLSIEPVSLEKPFGDEDDTHFGDFVEDKDISSPDEYAEKESLREVIDEVFLEILAPREEKVVRMRFGILPTKLRTLIRLAEECDDDSVDELKEAVISLDIHYDTPIEKVQTYRNKCIQIHLSKYDSPKTLEEVGKELKVTRERIRQIEAKTIRKFKPTAANPKSKVLRDFFKG from the coding sequence ATGGGCTTAAACGTAAAAACAATTGAAACATTTGAAGAATTTAAAAATTATTTATTCAGATACTTAGAAAAAAATGACAACGAAATTTCTCAAGAAGAAATTATTGAAGTAATTACAAAAAAATTTATTGATATTGAAGAAGATGAAATCGAAATTTTAATGAAAGAATTAACAGATAGAAACGTTGTCTTCACTGATGAAGAAATTGATGAAGATGAATTAGAAGAAGCGTTAAATAACTCAGATGATGAGAGTGAAGAATCAAAAAATTTAGAATCTGAATTTAAAGAGCGAAGTAAAACCCAAAAGGAGTTGAAGAAAACTGCTGGAATGACAACAACTGTAAAATATAGAGTTGGAGGAATAAGTAACGAGACTAAAATTCAAGACATTATTAAAGCCTACTTTAATCAAATTGGATCTTCAAAAATCTTAACAAAAGATGAAGAGGTATTTTATGCAAAAATGCTAGAAAGTGATGATGAAGAAGAAGTAAAAGCAGGCCGTGATAAATTAATTACCTCGAATTTAAAATTGGTAATTTCTGTTGCTCGTAAACATTTAAATCGTGGACTTGATTTTGCCGACCTTATTGAAGAGGGTAACATCGGACTTATGAAAGCTGTTGATAAATTTGACTATAAAAAAGGTTTTAAATTCTCAACTTACGCTACATGATGAATTCGTCAAGCGATAACTAGAGCGATTGCTGATCAAGCTCGTACAATTAGAATTCCGGTACATATGGTTGAAACGATTAATAAATTAACAAGAATTGAACGTCAATTAACCCAAGAATTTGGAAGAGAACCTACATCAAAAGAGATTGCTGAAAAATACGGAAATGGCATCACAGCAGCAAAAGTAATCGAAATTAAAAAATTATCAATTGAACCTGTTAGTTTGGAAAAACCATTTGGAGACGAAGATGACACCCATTTTGGTGATTTTGTTGAAGACAAAGATATTTCATCACCCGATGAATATGCTGAAAAGGAATCATTAAGAGAAGTTATTGATGAAGTATTTTTAGAAATCCTAGCTCCAAGAGAGGAAAAGGTTGTTAGAATGAGATTTGGAATCCTGCCAACAAAACTTAGAACTTTGATTCGTCTGGCCGAAGAATGTGATGATGATAGTGTAGATGAATTAAAAGAAGCTGTAATAAGTTTGGACATTCATTATGACACCCCAATTGAAAAAGTTCAAACATACCGCAATAAATGCATTCAAATCCATTTATCAAAATACGATTCACCCAAAACTTTAGAGGAAGTTGGTAAAGAATTGAAAGTAACTCGCGAAAGAATTCGCCAAATTGAAGCAAAAACAATTAGAAAATTCAAACCAACAGCTGCAAACCCTAAATCAAAAGTACTAAGAGATTTTTTTAAAGGATAA
- a CDS encoding tRNA (adenine(22)-N(1))-methyltransferase has translation MKFLTPRLIKIASLIKDDEEIVADIGTDHAYLPIYLAKGHKVKYVYASDINKNPFKVAQQNVKNFGVSDSIEVINSPGLEWTLERENLIIDCCVISGMGSTTILEILKKDSDKINSYIISSNTLVEPIRKWVKDKKFFIELEVLVEDNGIIYEIIKVNKFAGKKIKTKSQTCFGPILMKNINQLFIDKWVKEKEKINKILINLPEKDKKKKTFKKQLKLINKYTNKEMSQ, from the coding sequence ATGAAGTTTTTAACGCCAAGATTGATAAAAATTGCTAGCCTTATAAAAGATGATGAAGAAATTGTTGCTGATATTGGTACCGACCATGCTTATTTACCAATTTATTTAGCTAAGGGTCACAAGGTTAAATATGTATATGCAAGTGATATAAATAAAAATCCTTTCAAAGTTGCCCAACAAAATGTAAAAAATTTTGGAGTTTCAGATTCTATTGAAGTAATAAATAGTCCGGGATTAGAATGAACTTTGGAGAGAGAAAATTTAATAATTGATTGCTGTGTAATTTCGGGAATGGGCAGTACTACAATTTTAGAAATTTTAAAAAAAGACAGCGATAAAATTAATTCTTATATTATTTCTTCTAATACATTAGTTGAGCCAATCCGAAAATGAGTAAAAGATAAAAAATTTTTTATTGAATTAGAAGTATTGGTTGAAGACAATGGTATTATCTATGAAATAATAAAAGTAAATAAATTTGCAGGTAAAAAAATTAAAACAAAGTCTCAAACTTGTTTTGGTCCAATTTTAATGAAAAACATTAATCAACTTTTTATCGATAAGTGAGTTAAGGAAAAGGAAAAAATAAATAAAATTTTAATCAACCTACCTGAAAAAGATAAAAAAAAGAAGACTTTTAAAAAACAACTTAAATTAATAAACAAATACACGAATAAGGAAATGAGTCAATAA
- a CDS encoding Nif3-like dinuclear metal center hexameric protein has product MKTTKIINYLNEKFSPELVAEWDASGFQIQETFNDPQNEDVKKLMVCLDVTKEALDFAISQEIKFIISRHPFIFNSIEKELNNPAKKDMLQQIIENNIQIFTIHTNYDASENQILTKLIEDKFEIKSINRVGEDGEGYEFNFKKEISLRNLLENLKLIFNVDDLRITKNSNLERMISNFFICTGAGSQTMFFEKMQNQVFVTGEGKWNEVIFAQDNNNDLVLLGHYMENYFIKDISEKITKEFGKEINVIEFDVQNGWKKF; this is encoded by the coding sequence ATGAAAACCACAAAAATAATAAACTATTTAAACGAAAAATTTAGTCCAGAATTAGTTGCCGAATGAGATGCTTCTGGATTTCAAATTCAAGAAACTTTTAATGATCCTCAGAATGAGGATGTTAAAAAATTAATGGTTTGTTTAGACGTAACTAAAGAAGCTTTGGATTTTGCAATTTCTCAAGAAATTAAATTCATAATTTCAAGACACCCATTTATTTTTAATTCAATTGAAAAGGAACTTAATAATCCTGCTAAAAAAGATATGCTTCAACAAATAATTGAAAATAACATTCAAATTTTTACAATTCATACAAATTATGATGCTTCAGAAAATCAAATTCTAACAAAATTAATCGAAGATAAATTTGAAATTAAGTCAATTAACCGTGTAGGAGAAGATGGTGAAGGCTATGAATTTAATTTTAAAAAAGAAATTTCTTTAAGAAATTTGCTAGAAAATTTAAAATTAATTTTTAATGTTGATGATTTAAGAATCACAAAAAATTCAAACTTAGAAAGAATGATTAGTAATTTTTTCATTTGTACTGGAGCCGGAAGTCAAACAATGTTTTTTGAAAAAATGCAAAATCAAGTATTTGTAACAGGTGAGGGAAAATGAAATGAAGTAATTTTTGCTCAAGATAACAATAATGATTTAGTTTTGCTTGGTCATTATATGGAAAATTATTTTATAAAAGATATATCAGAAAAAATTACAAAAGAATTTGGTAAAGAAATCAATGTAATCGAATTTGATGTCCAAAATGGATGAAAGAAATTCTAA
- the ispH gene encoding 4-hydroxy-3-methylbut-2-enyl diphosphate reductase: MNVIRVTPRGFCLGVVKSIKIARETVKKYPDKKIYMIGKIVHNDIIVKEFIDLGVILLDDRNESRLNLVSKLESGSVVIFSAHGTDSKVINQSEKNGLIVVDTKCEWVLKTEELINDYLKNNWSVIFVGKNSHPETIALTSISEKITLITSANEVNDLNVIENSKIIVTNQTTLSKIDTEFIFKAIKEKYPKALIKNDLCDATLERQEAVLKLNQSEVDLLLVVGDKKSNNSNKLVEIGTKKGIKSLLIQSKSDIKPEILRNIKNVAVTAGASTPSFIQLDVIKFLENY, encoded by the coding sequence ATGAATGTTATAAGAGTTACTCCAAGGGGATTTTGCCTTGGAGTTGTTAAGTCAATTAAAATTGCCAGAGAAACAGTCAAAAAGTACCCAGATAAAAAAATTTATATGATTGGTAAAATTGTACACAATGATATTATTGTTAAAGAATTTATAGATTTAGGAGTTATTTTACTAGATGACAGGAATGAAAGTCGTCTTAATTTAGTTTCAAAATTAGAGAGTGGTTCAGTTGTAATTTTTTCAGCTCATGGAACTGATTCTAAAGTTATCAATCAATCTGAAAAAAATGGACTGATTGTGGTTGATACAAAATGTGAATGAGTATTAAAAACAGAGGAATTAATTAATGATTATCTGAAAAATAATTGATCAGTTATTTTTGTAGGCAAAAATAGTCATCCTGAAACAATCGCTCTTACAAGCATCAGTGAAAAAATAACTTTAATTACTAGCGCAAATGAGGTAAATGATCTAAACGTCATCGAAAATAGCAAAATAATTGTCACAAACCAAACTACGCTTTCAAAAATAGATACTGAATTTATTTTTAAAGCAATAAAAGAAAAATATCCTAAAGCATTAATAAAAAATGACCTTTGTGATGCAACTCTTGAAAGACAAGAGGCTGTTTTAAAACTTAATCAATCCGAAGTTGATTTACTATTGGTGGTTGGAGATAAAAAAAGTAACAACTCTAATAAATTAGTAGAAATTGGTACAAAAAAAGGCATCAAGTCACTCTTGATTCAATCTAAAAGTGATATTAAGCCAGAAATTCTTAGAAATATAAAAAACGTAGCTGTGACCGCGGGAGCTAGCACACCTAGTTTTATACAATTGGATGTAATTAAATTCCTAGAAAACTATTAG